A part of Salvelinus sp. IW2-2015 linkage group LG16, ASM291031v2, whole genome shotgun sequence genomic DNA contains:
- the LOC139028944 gene encoding delta(24)-sterol reductase-like encodes MDPLLYLGGLVVLFLLWIKVKGLDYVIVHQRWIFVCLFLMPLSVIFDVYYYMRAWLIFKMCSAPKQHDQRVRDIQRQVRVWRKEGGKTHMCTGRPGWLTVSLRVGKYKKTNKNIMINMMDILEVDTQRQVVRVEPLVNMGQITALLNSLGWTLPVLPELDDLTIGTLCISLSLYLHIISIYCWLRFYGVWWYMCLCMVLSYMVYNVYIVVWLLYXIYGGICNDVYKPRIADAMYWPLASFTLLGL; translated from the exons ATGGATCCGTTGTTGTATCTCGGTGGACTGGTAGTTCTCTTTCTGTTGTGGATCAAGGTGAAAGGCTTAGACTACGTGATCGTTCACCAGAGATGGATATTCGTCTGTCTATTTCTGATGCCGCTCTCAGTCATATTTGATGTCTATTATTACATGCGCGCGTGGCTCATCTTCAAAATGTGTTCTGCGCCAAAACAGCACGACCAGCGCGTGCGGGACATCCAGAGACAG GTACGTGtgtggaggaaggagggggggaagACTCACATGTGTACAGGTCGACCCGGCTGGCTGACTGTCTCTCTCAGAGTTGGGAAATACAAGAAGACTAACAAGAACATCATGATCAACATGATGGACATACTGGAGgtggacacacagagacag GTGGTTCGTGTGGAGCCCCTGGTCAACATGGGTCAGATCACTGCTCTCCTCAACTCCCTGGGCTGGACTCTGCCTGTGCTGCCAGAACTGGACGACCTCACTATCGGTACGCTATGCATATCATTATCATTATATCTGCATATCATCAGCATATATTGTTGGCTCAGGTTTTATGGTGTATGGtggtatatgtgtttgtgtatggtttTGAGTTATAtggtatataatgtatatattgttGTATGGCTGTTATATGSTATATATGGTGGTATatgcaatgatgtatataaaccccggattgctgatgctatgtattggccattggcTTCTTTCACGCTTCTGGGTTTGTAG